The following coding sequences lie in one Lolium perenne isolate Kyuss_39 chromosome 2, Kyuss_2.0, whole genome shotgun sequence genomic window:
- the LOC127336361 gene encoding NDR1/HIN1-like protein 1, producing the protein MAIKDCGGHKGGGSGCECHKRKLYRKCCGFLLAVILLALFVILVVYLVLRPHKPQFYLQDLAVLCLNVTPPASAYLFTTMQATVAARNPNDRVGVYYDSADVYAQYKGVAITVPTRLPVAYQGHRDQSVWSPYLRSMDNVMLSPELAIALAQDETAGYVLIDIRVDGWVRWKVGTWISGHYHLRANCPALIRVNEGKGSYGATTGGGTDYFRFQQAAACNVDV; encoded by the coding sequence ATGGCGATCAAGGACTGCGGCGGGCACAagggcggcggcagcgggtgcgAATGCCACAAAAGAAAGCTCTACCGCAAGTGCTGCGGCTTCCTCCTGGCCGTCATCCTCCTCGCCCTCTTCGTCATCCTCGTCGTCTACCTGGTCCTCCGCCCCCACAAGCCCCAGTTCTACCTGCAGGACCTGGCCGTGCTCTGCCTCAACGTCACGCCCCCCGCCTCCGCCTACCTCTTCACCACCATGCAGGCCACCGTGGCGGCCCGGAACCCCAACGACCGCGTCGGCGTCTACTACGACTCCGCCGACGTGTACGCGCAGTACAAGGGCGTGGCTATCACCGTGCCCACCCGCCTCCCCGTCGCCTACCAGGGCCACCGGGACCAGTCGGTGTGGTCGCCGTACCTCAGGTCCATGGACAACGTCATGCTGTCACCGGAGCTTGCCATCGCGCTCGCGCAGGACGAGACGGCCGGCTACGTGCTCATCGACATACGCGTCGACGGCTGGGTGCGGTGGAAGGTCGGCACGTGGATCTCCGGCCACTACCACCTCCGGGCCAACTGCCCGGCGCTCATCAGGGTGAACGAAGGGAAGGGCAGCTACGGGGCGACCACGGGTGGCGGGACTGACTACTTCCGGTTCCAGCAAGCGGCGGCCTGCAACGTCGACGTCTGA